One Salvia splendens isolate huo1 chromosome 22, SspV2, whole genome shotgun sequence DNA segment encodes these proteins:
- the LOC121787692 gene encoding aspartic proteinase A1-like isoform X2 translates to MIINKIYFFHNFGSLKKVDVIKLVYFLLYIRLVSCKLCNSSNFSAIIWEKMGTKIEAFAMSLLVASLVLLSPAVSASDDGLMRIGLKKLKFDPSTREAALLDSKESLGAKAGDGGDAVVALKNYMDAQYFGEIAIGTPPQKFTVIFDTGSSNLWVPSSKCYFSPACFLHARYSSRQSSTYKKNGKSAAIQYGTGSISGFYSEDVVTIGNLVVKNQEFIEATSEPGVTFVAAKFDGILGLGFQEISVGNSTPPWYNMIAQGLVKEPVFSFWLNRNVNDQNGGELVFGGVDTKHFKGEHSYVPVSRKGYWQFDMGDVVIGGKPSGYCAKGCSAIADSGTSLLAGPTTVIAMINHAIGVSGVVNQGCKSVVKKYGSSIMDLLLKELQPENICGQLGVCEAQGASEGIESVVRDAEGKSAGLNALCPVCKMAAVWMKSQLGLNKTGDVVLKYANEVCEKIPNAVGQSVVDCESVASMPIISFTVGGKTFDLSSKEYILKVEGRGQAQCISGFTGIDVPPPRGPLWILGDMFMGRYHTVFDYGKLRVGFAEAV, encoded by the exons ATgatcataaataaaatttacttTTTTCACAATTTCGGATCTCTTAAAAAAGTTGATGTCATAAAGTTGGTTTATTTTCTTCTATATATACGCTTAGTTTCGTGCAAACTATGTAACTCATCAAACTTCAGTGCCATTATTTGG GAAAAAATGGGAACAAAAATTGAAGCTTTTGCAATGAGCCTTTTGGTGGCAAGTCTAGTGTTGCTTTCCCCTGCAGTTTCTGCATCAGATGATGGGCTGATGAGAATAGGATTGAAGAAGTTGAAGTTTGATCCATCAACTCGGGAGGCTGCTCTCCTCGACTCGAAGGAGAGCCTCGGAGCCAAGGCCGGGGATGGAGGCGATGCCGTTGTGGCACTCAAGAACTACATGGATGCTCAG TACTTTGGTGAGATTGCCATCGGCACCCCACCGCAAAAATTCACGGTCATTTTCGACACGGGAAGCTCCAATCTGTGGGTCCCATCTTCGAAATGCTACTTTTCT CCTGCTTGTTTTCTTCATGCCAGATACAGTTCGAGGCAATCTAGTACCTACAAAAAGAATG GGAAATCTGCTGCGATTCAATATGGAACAGGATCAATCTCTGGATTCTACAGTGAAGATGTTGTTACAATTGGCAATTTAGTTGTGAAGAATCAG GAGTTCATTGAGGCAACAAGTGAACCTGGTGTGACATTTGTGGCTGCCAAGTTTGATGGCATATTAGGACTTGGATTCCAAGAGATCTCAGTCGGGAACTCGACCCCCCCATG GTACAATATGATTGCACAAGGCCTTGTTAAGGAGCCTGTGTTCTCATTCTGGCTGAATAGGAATGTGAATGATCAAAACGGCGGTGAGCTTGTTTTTGGTGGCGTTGATACCAAACATTTCAAGGGCGAACATTCGTATGTTCCGGTCTCAAGGAAAGGCTACTGGCAG TTTGACATGGGTGATGTTGTCATTGGTGGTAAACCGAGTG GCTATTGCGCCAAAGGATGTTCCGCGATTGCAGATTCCGGGACTTCTCTTTTAGCCGGTCCAACG ACTGTGATAGCCATGATCAACCATGCCATTGGAGTATCTGGAGTGGTAAATCAAGGATGCAAGTCTGTGGTTAAAAAATATGGCTCATCAATCATGGATCTTCTCTTGAAAGAG TTGCAACCAGAGAATATATGTGGCCAACTCGGGGTGTGCGAAGCCCAAGGAGCAAG TGAGGGCATCGAGAGCGTTGTGAGAGACGCGGAGGGCAAATCAGCAGGCTTGAATGCTCTGTGCCCGGTTTGCAAAATGGCTGCGGTTTGGATGAAAAGCCAACTCGGGCTTAACAAAACCGGAGACGTTGTTTTGAAGTATGCTAACGAG GTTTGTGAGAAGATACCTAATGCAGTGGGACAATCAGTTGTTGACTGTGAAAGTGTTGCTTCTATGCCTATCATTTCCTTCACAGTTGGTGGCAAAACTTTTGATCTCTCATCAAAAGAG TACATACTAAAGGTGGAAGGAAGAGGGCAAGCACAATGCATCAGTGGTTTCACCGGCATCGATGTTCCTCCTCCACGAGGACCTCTCTG GATCCTCGGAGATATGTTTATGGGTCGCTATCATACCGTGTTCGACTATGGGAAACTGAGAGTTGGGTTTGCTGAAGCTGTTTAG
- the LOC121787909 gene encoding uncharacterized protein LOC121787909, producing MNLVKVAKSRLQIMSEKDWDVLLADVSKFCSKYELDVLDMEDEFVARKKGRRRAEKMKYLHYYRVELFCSVIDLQAQELNQRFDEVNTDLVLCMSCFDPRDLFSAFDLEKLLRLARYYPSEFSEVALSELKSQLENFIFDVRIDEKFSQISGISGLAQKMVSTRKHEVFPMVYSLVKLSLILPVATASVERAFSVMKIIKTSLRNSMGDQLLNDCLVPYIEKDVFVKVTNETIMQRFQKMNNRRQMLLCDCI from the coding sequence ATGAATCTTGTCAAGGTAGCAAAATCACGTCTGCAAATAATGAGTGAAAAAGATTGGGATGTATTGCTTGCTGATGTTTCTAAGTTTTGTAGCAAATATGAACTGGATGTGCTTGACATGGAAGATGAGTTTGTAGCTCGAAAAAAAGGAAGACGTAGAGCTGAGAAAATGAAGTATCTCCACTATTATCGAGTTGAGCTCTTTTGTTCTGTTATTGACTTGCAAGCTCAAGAGTTGAATCAACGTTTTGATGAAGTCAACACAGACTTAGTTTTATGCATGTCATGTTTTGATCCTAGGgatttattttctgcatttgattTGGAGAAGCTGCTTCGTCTTGCACGGTATTATCCTTCTGAATTTTCTGAAGTTGCTTTGTCCGAACTTAAAAGTCAACTTGAGAACTTTATTTTCGATGTGCGCATAGATGAAAAGTTTTCACAAATATCAGGAATCAGTGGTCTTGCTCAAAAGATGGTTTCTACAAGGAAACATGAAGTTTTTCCAATGGTTTATTCATTAGTTAAGTTGTCATTGATCTTACCAGTTGCCACTGCATCAGTAGAAAGAGCCTTTTCAGTAATGAAGATCATCAAGACTTCTCTACGTAATAGCATGGGAGACCAACTTTTGAATGATTGCTTAGTTCCTTACATCGAAAAGGATGTGTTTGTTAAAGTTACCAATGAAACTATTATGCAGCGGTTTCAGAAGATGAATAATAGAAGACAAATGTTATTATGTGATTGCATTtga
- the LOC121787692 gene encoding aspartic proteinase A1-like isoform X1 encodes MIINKIYFFHNFGSLKKVDVIKLVYFLLYIRLVSCKLCNSSNFSAIIWEKMGTKIEAFAMSLLVASLVLLSPAVSASDDGLMRIGLKKLKFDPSTREAALLDSKESLGAKAGDGGDAVVALKNYMDAQYFGEIAIGTPPQKFTVIFDTGSSNLWVPSSKCYFSPACFLHARYSSRQSSTYKKNGKSAAIQYGTGSISGFYSEDVVTIGNLVVKNQEFIEATSEPGVTFVAAKFDGILGLGFQEISVGNSTPPWYNMIAQGLVKEPVFSFWLNRNVNDQNGGELVFGGVDTKHFKGEHSYVPVSRKGYWQFDMGDVVIGGKPSGYCAKGCSAIADSGTSLLAGPTTVIAMINHAIGVSGVVNQGCKSVVKKYGSSIMDLLLKELQPENICGQLGVCEAQGASSEGIESVVRDAEGKSAGLNALCPVCKMAAVWMKSQLGLNKTGDVVLKYANEVCEKIPNAVGQSVVDCESVASMPIISFTVGGKTFDLSSKEYILKVEGRGQAQCISGFTGIDVPPPRGPLWILGDMFMGRYHTVFDYGKLRVGFAEAV; translated from the exons ATgatcataaataaaatttacttTTTTCACAATTTCGGATCTCTTAAAAAAGTTGATGTCATAAAGTTGGTTTATTTTCTTCTATATATACGCTTAGTTTCGTGCAAACTATGTAACTCATCAAACTTCAGTGCCATTATTTGG GAAAAAATGGGAACAAAAATTGAAGCTTTTGCAATGAGCCTTTTGGTGGCAAGTCTAGTGTTGCTTTCCCCTGCAGTTTCTGCATCAGATGATGGGCTGATGAGAATAGGATTGAAGAAGTTGAAGTTTGATCCATCAACTCGGGAGGCTGCTCTCCTCGACTCGAAGGAGAGCCTCGGAGCCAAGGCCGGGGATGGAGGCGATGCCGTTGTGGCACTCAAGAACTACATGGATGCTCAG TACTTTGGTGAGATTGCCATCGGCACCCCACCGCAAAAATTCACGGTCATTTTCGACACGGGAAGCTCCAATCTGTGGGTCCCATCTTCGAAATGCTACTTTTCT CCTGCTTGTTTTCTTCATGCCAGATACAGTTCGAGGCAATCTAGTACCTACAAAAAGAATG GGAAATCTGCTGCGATTCAATATGGAACAGGATCAATCTCTGGATTCTACAGTGAAGATGTTGTTACAATTGGCAATTTAGTTGTGAAGAATCAG GAGTTCATTGAGGCAACAAGTGAACCTGGTGTGACATTTGTGGCTGCCAAGTTTGATGGCATATTAGGACTTGGATTCCAAGAGATCTCAGTCGGGAACTCGACCCCCCCATG GTACAATATGATTGCACAAGGCCTTGTTAAGGAGCCTGTGTTCTCATTCTGGCTGAATAGGAATGTGAATGATCAAAACGGCGGTGAGCTTGTTTTTGGTGGCGTTGATACCAAACATTTCAAGGGCGAACATTCGTATGTTCCGGTCTCAAGGAAAGGCTACTGGCAG TTTGACATGGGTGATGTTGTCATTGGTGGTAAACCGAGTG GCTATTGCGCCAAAGGATGTTCCGCGATTGCAGATTCCGGGACTTCTCTTTTAGCCGGTCCAACG ACTGTGATAGCCATGATCAACCATGCCATTGGAGTATCTGGAGTGGTAAATCAAGGATGCAAGTCTGTGGTTAAAAAATATGGCTCATCAATCATGGATCTTCTCTTGAAAGAG TTGCAACCAGAGAATATATGTGGCCAACTCGGGGTGTGCGAAGCCCAAGGAGCAAG CAGTGAGGGCATCGAGAGCGTTGTGAGAGACGCGGAGGGCAAATCAGCAGGCTTGAATGCTCTGTGCCCGGTTTGCAAAATGGCTGCGGTTTGGATGAAAAGCCAACTCGGGCTTAACAAAACCGGAGACGTTGTTTTGAAGTATGCTAACGAG GTTTGTGAGAAGATACCTAATGCAGTGGGACAATCAGTTGTTGACTGTGAAAGTGTTGCTTCTATGCCTATCATTTCCTTCACAGTTGGTGGCAAAACTTTTGATCTCTCATCAAAAGAG TACATACTAAAGGTGGAAGGAAGAGGGCAAGCACAATGCATCAGTGGTTTCACCGGCATCGATGTTCCTCCTCCACGAGGACCTCTCTG GATCCTCGGAGATATGTTTATGGGTCGCTATCATACCGTGTTCGACTATGGGAAACTGAGAGTTGGGTTTGCTGAAGCTGTTTAG
- the LOC121787908 gene encoding zinc finger MYM-type protein 1-like: MSYPPNLIEQVRRAYLLKGPCQPRNHDFRPTVDGNRKRKFVSHWFDEFKDWLEYNVTKEAVFCLYCYLFSRLHGNGQDAFVSGGFTVWRKKERLRDHVGNHKSAHNRCRLACEDLMNQAQHIEVSLAKQSTQSKLDYRLRLNATIISLRYLIMQGLPFRGHDESEESLNQGNFLEFLKVISSCNEEIASVVLKNAPDNLKLTSPDIQRDIINAFAVETTKAIVHDMRSEFFSILVDECRDVSVKEQMGVVVRYVDKNGCVIERFLGVVHVSDTTATSLEKALDYLLSTYDLSISSLRGQGYDGASNMRGEFNGLKSLILKRNSSAYYVHCFAHQLQLTIVAVAKKHKIVGSFYNSISRLCNTVGGSCKRRDILREKQRESIIKEIASDEISTGRGLNQEMSLKRPGDTRWSSHYGTLVNLIHLYSSIVDVLEYVGENGHDDSIRAEADDVLEIINSFEFVFVLHLMKQILGITHELSQVLQKKDQDILMR; encoded by the coding sequence ATGAGTTATCCACCAAATTTAATAGAACAAGTTCGCAGAGCTTACTTACTTAAAGGTCCGTGTCAACCACGTAATCATGATTTTCGTCCTACAGTAGAtggaaatcgaaaacgtaaattTGTCTCACATTGGTTTGATGAATTTAAGGATTGGTTGGAATATAATGTTACAAAGGAAGCagttttttgtttatattgctATCTTTTTTCAAGACTCCACGGAAATGGACAAGATGCTTTTGTATCAGGGGGATTTACGGTCTGGCGCAAGAAAGAAAGATTAAGAGATCATGTTGGAAACCATAAAAGTGCTCATAACAGGTGCAGATTAGCATGTGAGGATTTGATGAATCAAGCCCAACACATTGAGGTCTCTTTGGCAAAACAGTCAACACAGTCTAAGCTTGACTACCGCCTGCGATTAAATGCAACGATTATTTCTCTTCGTTATCTTATAATGCAAGGATTGCCTTTCCGCGGTCATGATGAGTCAGAAGAATCATTAAATCAAGGTAATTTTCTTGAGTTCTTGAAAGTTATTTCTTCTTGCAATGAAGAGATAGCTAGTGTTGTGCTAAAAAATGCTCCAGACAATCTCAAACTTACATCACCAGATATTCAGAGAGATATTATAAATGCATTTGCTGTTGAGACAACGAAAGCTATTGTACATGATATGAGAAGTGAATTTTTCTCCATATTAGTTGATGAGTGTCGAGATGTATCTGTCAAAGAGCAAATGGGTGTTGTGGTGCGATATGTGGACAAGAATGGATGTGTTATAGAACGTTTTCTTGGTGTTGTTCATGTTAGTGATACAACTGCAACCTCACTTGAGAAAGCACTTGATTATTTGTTATCTACTTATGATTTAAGTATATCTAGTTTGAGAGGTCAAGGATATGATGGCGCAAGCAACATGAGAGGAGAATTCAATGGGTTGAAGAGTTTGATACTCAAGAGAAATTCCAGTGCTTATTATGTACATTGCTTTGCTCATCAGCTTCAGCTCACGATTGTTGCTGTTgctaaaaaacataaaattgtcGGATCTTTTTATAATTCTATCTCTCGTTTGTGTAATACTGTTGGAGGTTCTTGTAAGCGCAGAGATATACTTCGGGAGAAACAGAGAGAGAGTATTATTAAAGAGATTGCAAGTGATGAAATAAGTACAGGAAGAGGACTAAATCAAGAAATGTCATTGAAGCGACCTGGAGATACTCGTTGGAGTTCACATTACGGTACTCTTGTCAACTTGATACATTTATATTCTTCTATTGTTGATGTTCTTGAGTATGTTGGGGAGAATGGTCATGACGATTCAATAAGGGCTGAAGCTGATGATGTGCtagaaattataaatagttttgAGTTTGTCTTTGTGTTACATCTTATGAAGCAAATCTTGGGAATCACACATGAACTCTCCCAAGTGCTACAAAAGAAAGATCAAGACATTTTAATGCGATGA
- the LOC121786593 gene encoding probable F-box protein At4g22030: MAALKASSLILPSLNTCNSHRRGNYNTTKATINLPRRVSKITLPKIKSNTSFEQLEKQLSPNVEAFIERDDTDPDPSVVAKLYTIMEAVADRIEMHKNIGDQRNEWNSLLLNSINALTLAAATMAAIASMSDGDATNAVALSSTAMYVAATGMLSIVNKIQPSQLAEEQRNATRLFKQLHNQIQTILSIGNPNPIHVKEFMDKVLALDRAFPLPLLGAMLDKFPAAVEPAVWWPRNGRKQPKTGKGYNGWNGKLEDEMREIVKVIKRKDEEEYLNLGEKALKLNKVLAMSGPVLTGMAAVGSAMLSQSHGGWASAALAVGGGALAAVANTLEHGGQVGMVFEMYRSNAGFFKLMEESIESNLKEDDLERRENGEMVEMKVALQLGRSLSELRNLAADSSVKGEAVDEFASKLF, translated from the coding sequence ATGGCAGCCTTAAAAGCATCAAGCCTAATCTTGCCTTCCTTAAACACTTGTAATTCCCATAGAAGAGGAAATTATAACACTACAAAGGCAACCATCAATCTCCCACGAAGAGTCTCCAAAATCACTCTTCCAAAGATCAAAAGCAACACCAGCTTCGAACAGCTCGAGAAGCAGCTCAGCCCTAACGTCGAAGCTTTCATCGAACGAGACGACACGGATCCTGATCCATCGGTCGTTGCCAAGCTCTACACCATTATGGAAGCGGTCGCAGATAGAATCGAAATGCACAAAAACATTGGAGACCAGAGAAACGAATGGAACTCTCTCCTTCTCAATTCGATCAACGCCCTCACtctcgccgccgccaccatgGCCGCCATCGCCTCCATGAGCGACGGAGACGCAACAAACGCAGTGGCGTTGTCATCCACAGCGATGTACGTTGCAGCGACAGGGATGCTCTCCATCGTCAACAAAATCCAACCGTCTCAGCTAGCAGAAGAGCAGCGCAACGCAACCAGATTGTTCAAACAGCTTCACAACCAAATCCAAACCATTCTCTCAATAGGAAATCCAAATCCAATTCATGTCAAGGAATTCATGGACAAAGTGCTGGCGCTCGACAGGGCCTTTCCGCTCCCTCTCCTCGGCGCCATGCTCGATAAATTCCCGGCCGCCGTGGAGCCAGCGGTGTGGTGGCCTCGCAACGGAAGAAAGCAGCCTAAAACGGGAAAAGGCTACAACGGATGGAATGGGAAATTGGAAGATGAAATGAGAGAAATAGTGAAAGTGATAAAGAGAAAAGACGAAGAAGAGTACTTGAATTTGGGTGAAAAGGCGCTCAAATTGAATAAGGTCTTAGCGATGAGCGGTCCTGTTTTGACGGGTATGGCCGCCGTTGGTTCGGCGATGCTTTCTCAGTCTCACGGTGGCTGGGCCTCCGCCGCCTTGGCTGTTGGCGGTGGGGCATTGGCGGCGGTGGCGAACACGTTGGAGCACGGCGGACAAGTGGGAATGGTGTTTGAGATGTATAGAAGCAATGCTGGATTCTTTAAATTAATGGAAGAATCGATTGAATCAAACTTGAAGGAGGACGATttggagagaagagagaatggagAAATGGTGGAGATGAAGGTTGCTTTGCAGTTGGGAAGGAGTTTATCGGAGCTCAGAAATCTAGCGGCGGATTCTTCGGTCAAAGGGGAGGCCGTTGATGAATTTGCAAGCAAGCTTTTCTGA